The Arachis hypogaea cultivar Tifrunner chromosome 16, arahy.Tifrunner.gnm2.J5K5, whole genome shotgun sequence genome contains a region encoding:
- the LOC112754512 gene encoding uncharacterized protein isoform X1 has translation MKQDKNPPFMAHQSEADQIIPSQPLEPKDHHANMEQQQEKEEEEEEEHNSIDAREKYKDSSKVTSQDPCASKITEKEIGVAALEGEDSGREKLKRHRIEVAKRVWIPEIWEQEELLMDWIDCTAFDASLVPSTITTARAALVEQDRRRTTKATAASAGLRIENRLAKRAVMRGG, from the exons ATGAAACAAGACAAGAACCCTCCTTTCATGGCTCACCAATCTGAAGCAGACCAGATAATTCCTTCTCAGCCATTGGAACCTAAAGATCATCATGCCAACATGGAGCagcaacaagaaaaagaagaagaagaagaagaagaacacaatAGCATTGATGCTAGAGAGAAATATAAAGATAGTTCCAAAGTAACATCACAAGACCCTTGTGCTTCGAAAATAACGGAGAAGGAAATAGGAGTAGCAGCATTGGAGGGAGAGGATAGTGGGCGTGAGAAGCTGAAGAGGCATAGAATAGAGGTAGCTAAAAGGGTTTGGATTCCAGAGATATGGGAACAAGAGGAGCTCTTAATGGATTGGATAGATTGCACTGCATTTGATGCTTCTTTGGTTCCAAGCACAATCACAACCGCACGTGCTGCTTTGGTTGAACAAGATCGAAGAAGAACAACCAAGGCTACTGCTGCTTCTGCTGGACTAAGAATAGAGAACAG ATTAGCGAAAAGAGCGGTAATGCGCGGTGGTTGA
- the LOC112754512 gene encoding uncharacterized protein isoform X2 has product MKQDKNPPFMAHQSEADQIIPSQPLEPKDHHANMEQQQEKEEEEEEEHNSIDAREKYKDSSKVTSQDPCASKITEKEIGVAALEGEDSGREKLKRHRIEVAKRVWIPEIWEQEELLMDWIDCTAFDASLVPSTITTARAALVEQDRRRTTKATAASAGLRIENSSLHI; this is encoded by the exons ATGAAACAAGACAAGAACCCTCCTTTCATGGCTCACCAATCTGAAGCAGACCAGATAATTCCTTCTCAGCCATTGGAACCTAAAGATCATCATGCCAACATGGAGCagcaacaagaaaaagaagaagaagaagaagaagaacacaatAGCATTGATGCTAGAGAGAAATATAAAGATAGTTCCAAAGTAACATCACAAGACCCTTGTGCTTCGAAAATAACGGAGAAGGAAATAGGAGTAGCAGCATTGGAGGGAGAGGATAGTGGGCGTGAGAAGCTGAAGAGGCATAGAATAGAGGTAGCTAAAAGGGTTTGGATTCCAGAGATATGGGAACAAGAGGAGCTCTTAATGGATTGGATAGATTGCACTGCATTTGATGCTTCTTTGGTTCCAAGCACAATCACAACCGCACGTGCTGCTTTGGTTGAACAAGATCGAAGAAGAACAACCAAGGCTACTGCTGCTTCTGCTGGACTAAGAATAGAGAACAG CTCACTTCATATATAA
- the LOC112754513 gene encoding protein CIA1 — MERLELKEVQRLEGHTDRVWSLAWNPATGHNGVPLLFASCSGDKTIRIWEQNLSSGVWSTKAVLDEPHTRTVRSCAWSPSGKLLATASFDASTAIWENVGGDYECVSTLEGHEHEVKSVSWNASGNLLATCSRDKSVWIWEVLPGNEFECVSVLQGHTQDVKMVKWHPTMDILFSCSYDNTIKVWADEGDSDDWQCIQTIGEPNNGHTSTVWALSFNVSGDKMVTCSDDLTLKIWESENIGMQSGDGFRHWRHLCTLTGYHDRTIFSVHWSREGIFASGAADDAIRLFVDDNESQVDGPLYKLLLKKEKAHDMDINSVQWSPGEKPLLASASDDGTIKVWEVVSQR, encoded by the exons ATGGAGAGGTTGGAACTAAAGGAAGTTCAGAGACTTGAAGGCCACACTGATAGGGTTTGGAGCTTGGCTTGGAACCCCGCCACCGGCCACAACGGTGTCCCACTCCTCTTTGCCTCTTGCAGTGGCGACAAAACTATTCGAATCTGGGAACAGAACCTCTCTTCTGGTGTCTGGTCCACCAAG GCGGTTTTGGATGAGCCGCACACTCGAACCGTTCGGTCGTGTGCTTGGTCACCTTCTGGTAAGCTGCTGGCCACTGCAAGTTTTGATGCCTCTACAGCTATATGGGAGAATGTTGGGGGTGATTACGAGTGTGTCTCCACTTTGGAG GGACATGAACACGAAGTGAAGAGTGTGTCTTGGAATGCATCTGGAAACCTACTTGCAACGTGTAGTAGAGATAAATCTGTTTGGATATGGGAAGTGCTGCCAGGGAATGAATTTGAGTGTGTGTCAGTGTTGCAAGGACATACCCAAGATGTGAAAATGGTGAAATGGCATCCAACAATGGATATCTTATTTTCGTGTAGTTATGATAACACTATTAAG GTTTGGGCAGATGAAGGTGATAGTGACGATTGGCAATGCATTCAAACAATAGGAGAACCGAATAA TGGTCATACTTCAACTGTTTGGGCACTCTCTTTCAATGTCAGTGGTGATAAAATGGTTACTTGCAG TGATGATCTTACGCTTAAGATATGGGAATCAGAAAATATAGGGATGCAATCTGGTGATGGATTCAGACATTG GAGACATCTTTGCACTCTTACAGGGTATCATGATCGGACAATTTTCTCTGTTCATTGGTCAAG AGAAGGTATCTTTGCTAGTGGAGCTGCCGATGATGCTATACGTCTTTTTGTGGATGACAATGAAAGTCAA GTGGATGGTCCTCTGTACAAGTTGCTGCTGAAGAAGGAAAAGGCCCATGATATGGACATAAATTCAGTGCAATGGAGCCCTGGG GAGAAGCCGCTATTAGCCTCTGCGAGTGATGATGGGACAATCAAGGTGTGGGAGGTAGTGTCACAGAGGTGA